A genomic window from Colletotrichum destructivum chromosome 7, complete sequence includes:
- a CDS encoding Putative Dopa 4,5-dioxygenase, DOPA-like superfamily → MATNSQFYTYVSPGEGYEDALPLPNELDEDGKSFKNPPREGLSKAYEIFPVPLDNGHRGGFDVHIYHFQTNPEQVKYAKNLWERIRREFPELRIYRFWEKPVGPHPVAMFEVNLFTPAQFGAFVPWLAIYRGPLSVLIHPNTTEEGFDHNATELRNHTQRAIWMGERLPLDTSVFYRTQQ, encoded by the exons ATGGCCACCAACTCCCAATTCTATACCTACGTTAGCCCTGGCGAGGGTTACGAAGACGCCCTTCCATTGCCTAACGAGCTCGACGAAGATGGGAAAAGCTTTAAGAACCCGCCACGAGAGGGCCTGAGCAAGGCTTACGAGATTTTTCCGGTCCCATTGGACAATGGACACAGAGGAGGCTT CGATGTCCATATTTATCATTTTCAAACCAACCCCGAGCAAGTCAAATATGCCAAGAATCTCTGGGAGCGCATTCGACGAGAGT TCCCTGAACTGAGAATTTATCGATTTTGGGAGAAGCCAGTTGGTCCACATCCCGTGGCCATGTTCGAAGTCAATCTTTTTACGCCGGCCCAGTTCGGCGCCTTCGTTCCGTGGCTGGCCATCTACCGAGGCCCCTTGTCTGTCCTCATTCACCCCAATACGACCGAGGAGGGATTTGACCACAACGCTACTGAGCTGCGCAACCACACCCAGAGAGCTATCTGGATGGGTGAGAGGCTGCCATTAGACACGTCAGTTTTCTACCGCACCCAGCAGTAA
- a CDS encoding Putative zn(2)Cys(6) fungal-type DNA-binding domain-containing protein, translating to MPVPVAMDHHHLAQSYALGDSTPPRKRSKVSRACDECRRKKVKCDAQSDSGDNPCSNCKRSGIRCMFSRVPQKRGPSKGYIKELADRINSIEGKLEIQSPGEDASRKRPFSSISSADLSTPAPQRQTTWGTEHRPLQPMTTPSDRFQSSPFTTNGLAPQPMPIKNDMQPRPPVAPMDGPVTDMPDIDQARDVDDEVFNGYLTIIQPYLPFLPSSKALIQDYLAQCPGLLREAFVEALSGTIHSFPSFQSGGLGDVRLAHTLLVEWEASDSTSRTPVANLVFLQTLLLMIIEADNRPLGSIGAPKESLLGRAVASANALKLYQAKADLSEAEAGSDTECQLRVRIWWSLVLLDRWNAVGAAVPSLIRDESVIVSPSLKVVVGEVQYLLIRASKFLSRASVMITNFQEPLNSTFADRMVGSFMDAWIEDFREDLPAHIEAGSYPVVHLVYWHCRLLAYLLNPSAQSTDALWPSQELVNLLVSHSQLITPMHHHFTVLAILTLVELTKVDKTKEDATRLLGEFSDSSLPASVFDGLVRDKIADHLRPPTSATAALASSAMEVAASQGLQHLADLATLSSAAVGKQDDAPAYRTALNYQDMGFDPRPLLLVGYLNVVRATQQAA from the exons ATGCCTGTGCCTGTGGCAATGgatcaccatcatcttgctCAGTCATACGCCCTCGGTGACAGTACGCCTCCGCGAAAGCGTTCCAAAGTTTCTCGGGCTTGCGACGAATGTCGGAGAAAAAAGGTCAAATGTGACGCTCAGTCCGATTCTGGGGATAACCCGTGCTCTAATTGCAAGCGCTCCGGCATTCGTTGCATGTTCAGCCGTGTTCCTCAGAAACGCGGCCCAAGCAAGGG GTATATCAAGGAACTTGCCGATAGGATCAACAGCATCGAAGGCAAGTTGGAGATTCAGA GTCCTGGCGAGGACGCCAGTCGTAAGCGGCCGTTCTCCAGCATTTCCAGTGCCGATCTATCTACCCCAGCGCCACAGAGACAGACTACTTGGGGAACCGAACACCGTCCTCTTCAGCCCATGACGACGCCATCGGATCGTTTCCAGTCGTCTCCCTTCACCACCAACGGCTTGGCTCCTCAGCCCATGCCTATCAAGAACGACATGCAACCTCGCCCTCCTGTTGCTCCTATGGATGGTCCAGTCACAGACATGCCTGATATCGACCAGGCTCGAGATGTAGACGACGAGGTATTCAATGG TTACCTCACGATAATTCAACCCTACCTCCCGTTCTTGCCGAGCAGCAAAGCACTGATCCAGGATTACTTGGCACAGTGCCCTGGTCTTCTTCGCGAAGCGTTTGTTGAGGCTCTCTCGGGAACCATTCATTCATTCCCTTCTTTTCAATCGGGTGGCCTCGGAGATGTCCGTCTCGCCCATACCCTACTTGTAGAATGGGAGGCCAGTGATTCCACCTCGCGAACTCCAGTGGCGAATCTGGTCTTCCTTCAAACCCTTCTTCTCATGATAATTGAGGCAGACAACCGGCCCTTGGGTTCCATTGGCGCACCTAAAGAATCACTGCTTGGCCGAGCTGTGGCGAGCGCCAATGCCTTGAAGCTGTACCAGGCCAAGGCGGATTtgtccgaggccgaggccggatCAGATACCGAGTGTCAGCTTCGCGTCAGAATCTGGTGGTCACTGGTTTTGCTTGACAGATGGAACGCAGTGGGTGCTGCAGTGCCCTCATTGATTCGAGATGAGAGTGTCATTGTGTCACCCAGCCTCAAGGTGGTTGTTGGAGAGGTCCAGTACCTCCTAATTC GCGCCTCAAAGTTTCTGAGCCGTGCATCAGTTATGATAACCAACTTCCAAGAACCGCTGAACTCGACCTTTGCCGATCGGATGGTTGGCTCTTTCATGGATGCCTGGATAGAAGACTTCCGTGAGGACCTACCTGCTCACATTGAGGCTGGCTCATACCCCGTCGTCCATCTGGTATACTGGCACTGTCGGTTATTGGCTTACTTGCTGAACCCCTCTGCCCAGTCGACGGACGCTTTATGGCCCAGCCAGGAGTTGGTCAACCTGCTTGTCAGCCATTCACAGCTCATAACGCCAATGCACCATCATTTTACTGTTCTCGCCATCTTGACACTGGTTGAGCTGACAAAGGTGGACAAGACAAAGGAGGATGCCACAAGGCTTCTGGGTGAATTCAGCGACTCGTCGCTGCCGGCTTCTGTATTTGATGGCCTAGTTCGGGACAAAATCGCAGATCACTTGCGTCCGCCCACCAGTGCTACTGCGGCtttggcctcgtcggcgatggaggtCGCAGCAAGCCAGGGGCTTCAACATCTGGCTGATTTGGCCACTCTTTCGTCAGCGGCTGTGGGAAAGCAGGATGATGCTCCCGCTTACCGTACTGCACTCAACTACCAAGACATGGGCTTCGATCCTCGGCCACTGCTGCTTGTCGGTTACCTCAACGTTGTCCGCGCAACTCAGCAAGCAGCTTAG
- a CDS encoding Putative copper fist DNA-binding domain-containing protein, with protein sequence MIIDGEKYACEACVRGHRVSNCQHSDRPLQHINKKGRPVSQCQHCRSMRKSRSAHIKCDCGEKTSKCAHLQPTLDGHRETCCCNHGGRCTCSHKKEPALDTVPESDSDKEAIAPRPKPPIRRRRANTVHSDGMLTFDEHGHHKPAHKHNKASQKCGPYQLNRVNSLNSTSSLGSHSPERIADNLINDPVTGRVAPSRQQRLVKSEAASPLMRGSSSFHQLNNQLPPLDLSGIEYPSYVPNASFDLFGGSGMSDHDAPIFSAGLSAASVDWSHIDLTDRTDKFAPSSYSQAGAQSFNGMFDFGTGSEPAPTLAATTSTSGEVSEVEDNFIAGDSDYDGFGTGSSSFIHQANYLATGADLSTIDYESFAKSSSNKFMAAPSSFDDGGPIAGGSLTFDDDPAFWGQQFNDGIATYQESPDGLPQFHADSWTLQ encoded by the exons ATGATCATCGACGGGGAGAAGTACGCCTGTGAGGCCTGCGTTCGGGGTCACCGTGTTAGCAATTGCCAACACTCTG ATCGTCCCCTTCAACATATCAACAAGAAGGGTCGCCCCGTCTCCCAATGTCAACACTGTCGTTCAATGCGCAAGTCGCGCTCTGCCCACATCAAGTGTGATTGTGGTGAAAAGACGAGCAAATGCGCTCACCTGCAGCCCACGCTCGACGGGCATCGAG AAACTTGCTGTTGCAATCATGGTGGTCGTTGCACCTGCAGCCACAAGAAGGAGCCAGCCCTCGATACCGTCCCCGAATCCGACTCCGACAAGGAAGCAATTGCCCCTCGACCGAAGCCGCCTATTCGGAGACGTCGTGCGAACACGGTCCACTCGGACGGTATGCTGACTTTCGACGAGCACGGCCACCACAAGCCcgcacacaaacacaacaaGGCCTCTCAGAAATGCGGGCCCTACCAACTCAACCGCGTCAACTCTTTGAACAGCACCAGCAGTCTGGGTAGTCACTCCCCCGAGCGCATCGCCGACAACCTGATCAACGACCCCGTGACAGGCCGCGTTGCGCCCTCACGTCAACAGCGACTCGTCAAGTCCGAGGCCGCCTCTCCCCTTATGAGAGGCTCTTCTAGCTTCCATCAGCTTAACAaccagctgccgccgcttgATCTGTCCGGCATTGAGTACCCCTCATACGTACCTAATGCCTCCTTCGACCTGTTTGGGGGTTCCGGAATGTCGGATCATGATGCGCCCATCTTCAGTGCCGGGCTAAGCGCTGCTTCCGTAGACTGGAGCCACATCGATCTCACCGATAGGACGGACAAGTTTGCTCCCTCGAGTTACAGCCAGGCCGGTGCACAGAGCTTTAATGGCATGTTCGACTTTGGTACCGGCTCCGAGCCGGCCCCCACCCTggccgcgacgacgtcgacgtctgGCGAAGTCTCCGAGGTTGAAGACAACTTCATCGCAGGCGACAGTGATTATGACGGCTTCGGCACCGGAAGTAGCAGCTTCATCCATCAGGCAAATTACCTTGCTACCGGCGCAGACCTCAGCACGATTGATTACGAAAGCTTCGCCAAATCATCAAGCAACAAATTCATGGCGGCACCTTCCTCGTtcgacgacggtggcccTATTGCCGGTGGTTCCCTAACCTTTGATGATGACCCGGCATTCTGGGGTCAGCAATTCAATGACGGCATCGCTACGTACCAGGAGTCCCCTGACGGCCTACCGCAGTTCCATGCCGACTCTTGGACATTGCAGTAA
- a CDS encoding Putative ketopantoate reductase ApbA/PanE, 6-phosphogluconate dehydrogenase-like domain superfamily, whose product MCSQAGNSNDGAVNIIFIGAGAVGCFYASRLHHPGRNIHVSLVARSNYKAINDSGVKLQTHSFGDYLFKPYAAFPSVEAAASPGKDDVTTHWDYVFVTTKALPDRSDDSLMIAPLVGPSTIIVLIQNGVGVEEPFRRRFPTNPIVSAVTVVSAEQTSPGVIRQNRWTRVSIGPHTNGLGTGDFELGRLGTRAVEQLGMWWGPGWGGIRDIEPLDEVGLQTVRWHKLCINAAFNPSAVLSGGRGNADMVTDSELREHVVGIMNEIRAAVPRILGREFPDDLATPDRIVKSTERNTGAKPSMLLDWEAGRPLELEVILGNPVRIARAHGVEMPRLQTLYALLKSAQATREEKANKGKL is encoded by the exons ATGTGTTCACAGGCGGGCAACTCCAACGATGG GGCTGTGaacatcatcttcatcggaGCTGGCGCTGTAGGCTGCTTCTATGCCTCGCGGCTGCATCAC CCTGGTCGCAATATCCACGTCTCGCTTGTGGCCAGGTCCAACTACAAGGCCATCAACGACTCAGGCGTGAAGCTGCAGACTCATTCGTTTGGCGACTACCTCTTCAAGCCGTACGCAGCCTTCCCGTCGGTTGAAGCTGCGGCGTCACCAGGAAAGGACGACGTCACGACGCATTGGGACTATGTCTTCGTGACGACCAAAGCGTTGCCCGATCGCTCAGATGACTCCCTGATGATCGCTCCCCTGGTCGGACCCAGTACAATCATCGTTTTGATCCAaaacggcgtcggcgtcgaggagcccTTTCGCCGGCGGTTCCCCACCAACCCCATCGTGAGCGCCGTAACTGTCGTCAGCGCCGAGCAGACATCGCCAGGCGTCATTCGACAGAACCGCTGGACGCGGGTCAGCATTGGACCGCATACAAATGGACTCGGCACGGGTGACTTTGAACTAGGTCGGCTTGGTACGCGGGCagtcgagcagctcggcatGTGGTGGGGTCCGGGTTGGGGTGGCATCCGCGACATTGAGCCCCTTGATGAGGTCGGTCTGCAGACGGTGCGATGGCACAAGCTTTGCATCAACGCAGCGTTCAACCCGAGTGCGGTGCTGAGTGGCGGGAGAGGCAACGCCGATATGGTGACGGATTCGGAGCTGCGGGAACATGTGGTGGGCATCATGAACGAGATCAGAGCGGCTGTGCCCAGGATTCTGGGGAGGGAGTTTCCCGATGACTTGGCCACGCCAGATCGGATTGTCAAGAGCACGGAACGGAACACGGGAGCAAAGCCAAGCATGTTGCTCGACTGGGAGGCGGGACGGCCGCTGGAGCTGGAGGTGATTCTCGGCAACCCGGTAAGGATAGCAAGGGCACACGGCGTCGAGATGCCCCGCCTGCAGACCCTGTACGCGCTTCTGAAGAGCGCACAAGCAACGCGCGAAGAGAAGGCCAACAAAGGAAAACTGTAG
- a CDS encoding Putative DNA repair protein Rad4, protein MTGRKRTRVTRSGAAKSDVLDVYQEMLAEATTDTGLSTSVEPSAKRLKRPGERKMEAGIATTSMEAGGVDEDEAQGIEFEDVILPQATKQTMYRDSEDDDDEEEEDDDDEELNFENIDFATMQPESDARGEPQTLTLNLSEHGGTKAGIQKRTMKRKPITKEEKERRISTHRTHLLCLILHCALRNRWCNDEQAQRSLRPLLTKKTINYLTPGPSLPQFGQTESLKNGLQQAGSMFKSKFQITERGLRRSLWAEDPKHLDNYELPANMDSCLNRSDFRDAARKLCGSRDVGAQLYCALLRSVGVRARLVCSLQPLSFVHGGPNLPKPRSTETPMKPTKEDKIRSQLSRYRAVADESPSSASDLTSPLRRLGHPNAAVYQLPLLSTPPLATQKSKETPKRIRESPFPVYWVEVLDVGHQKWQPVDPLVTNSIWKPKALEPPATDKENSLTYVIAFDNDGTVRDVTRRYAKAYTAKTRRLRIETAVERGDRWWRKALEPFALPWPTDLDQIEKNELNATEGREPMPRNVADFKDHPVFALERHLRRNEVLIPGSQPAGTVAAGNRAPLEKVYRRKDVRIARSRDKWYRMGREVKPMEVPVKFLPRRSNTKPGDYVDDGYGGDERNTAGTPVFTQEQTEVYHAPPVVNGRVPKNKFGNIDVYVASMVPEGGVHIHDEFDTAVRAACILGIDYAPALSGFQFKGKQGTAVFNGVVVAQEYELAVRAVMGGFEDMDAQAKHNTRSLTALHTWRRFLVALRIRERVWAGVDAEERAEEERRLVGSVEIDATCGSLGKHSAEKSGGFFTEELVAGDDTRTMPGSMIHGEVGSILDGESETSHGGRYGDEDGDGTEDGAGFELESHDNMLEDAPSDVTEEYDMVDDEGGGGFLVD, encoded by the exons ATGACTGGTCGGAAACGAACCAGGGTCACCCGCTCCGGGGCCGCAAAGTCCGATGTACTGGATGTCTATCAAGAAatgctggccgaggccaccaCAGACACAGGCCTGTCCACGTCGGTAGAGCCATCAGCAAAAAGACTGAAGAGACCCGGAGAAAGGAAGATGGAGGCCGGCATCGCGACCACGAGTATGGAAGCTGGAGGagttgatgaagatgaagctCAAGGCATCGAGTTCGAAGACGTAATTCTTCCTCAAGCGACGAAACAGACTATGTACAGAGATTcagaggatgacgacgacgaagaagaagaagacgacgatgatgaagagcTTAATTTTGAGAATATCGACTTCGCAACTATGCAGCCTGAGTCAGACGCCCGCGGAGAACCCCAAACACTCACACTGAATCTATCAGAACACGGCGGCACCAAGGCCGGTATCCAAAAGAGAACCATGAAACGAAAGCCCATCAcgaaagaggagaaggagcgcCGCATATCTACCCACAGGACGCATCTTTTGTGTCTCATACTGCACTGCGCCCTGAGGAATCGTTGGTGTAATGATGAGCAAGCTCAGAGGAgccttcgtcctcttctAACCAAGAAGACAATCAACTATCTGACACCAGGTCCTAGTCTTCCGCAATTTGGGCAAACGGAGTCACTAAAAAATGGACTGCAGCAAGCGGGGAGCATGTTCAAGTCCAAGTTCCAGATTACTGAAAGAGGGCTGCGCCGGTCCCTATGGGCCGAGGATCCCAAACATCTCGACAAC TATGAACTCCCGGCCAACATGGATTCATGCCTGAATCGTTCGGATTTCAGAGATGCAGCGAGGAAGCTATGCGGGTCTCGGGACGTGGGTGCTCAGCTGTACTGCGCTCTACTACGATCCGTCGGAGTTCGTGCTCGTCTAGTTTGTTCATTACAGCCATTGTCGTTTGTCCATGGCGGCCCGAACCTACCGAAACCCCGGTCAACCGAGACACCAATGAAGCCGACCAAGGAGGACAAGATAAGGTCTCAGCTATCACGTTACAGAGCCGTTGCAGACGAgtcgccgtcttccgccTCGGACCTAACCTCACCACTTCGGCGGCTAGGCCATCCTAATGCCGCGGTCTACCAGTTGCCACTGCTATCTACTCCGCCGCTAGCAACACAAAAGTCGAAAGAGACGCCCAAGAGGATTCGTGAGTCGCCTTTCCCAGTCTATTGGGTCGAGGTGCTTGACGTTGGTCATCAAAAATGGCAGCCCGTAGACCCGCTGGTCACGAATTCCATCTGGAAACCTAAAGCATTAGAACCACCAGCTACCGACAAGGAGAACTCACTGACTTACGTCATCGCGTTCGATAACGACGGCACGGTACGAGATGTCACCCGACGGTATGCCAAGGCTTACACAGCCAAAACGCGGCGACTTCGCATTGAAACAGCCGTCGAGAGAGGCGATCGGTGGTGGCGAAAAGCGCTGGAGCCGTTTGCTCTGCCTTGGCCGACAGACCTTGATCAGATCGAAAAGAACGAGCTGAATGCGACTGAAGGACGCGAGCCAATGCCTCGCAACGTTGCAGACTTCAAAGACCACCCGGTGTTTGCACTGGAAAGGCACTTGAGGCGTAACGAGGTCCTCATCCCAGGATCACAACCTGCAGGAACGGTTGCAGCCGGAAATAGGGCTCCCCTTGAGAAAGTGTATCGACGTAAGGACGTGCGCATTGCCCGAAGCAGGGACAAATGGTACCGTATGGGACGTGAAGTGAAGCCGATGGAGGTGCCCGTCAAGTTCTTGCCACGACGGTCGAATACAAAGCCAGGAGACTACGTCGATGACGGCTATGGAGGGGACGAACGCAACACGGCCGGTACGCCTGTCTTCACCCAGGAACAGACAGAAGTGTACCACGCGCCACCAGTCGTTAACGGACGAGTGCCGAAAAACAAGTTTGGCAATATCGATGTTTACGTCGCAAGCATGGTGCCTGAGGGCGGTGTTCATATTCATGACGAGTTCGACACTGCTGTGAGGGCCGCCTGCATATTAGGCATCGATTACGCGCCTGCTCTGTCAGGATTCCAGTTCAAAGGCAAGCAAGGCACGGCGGTTTTCAACGGCGTAGTGGTGGCTCAAGAGTATGAGTTGGCTGTACGTGCGGTCATGGGCGGCTTCGAAGATATGGATGCGCAAGCAAAGCACAACACGCGATCATTGACGGCTTTGCACACGTGGAGGCGGTTCCTTGTGGCGCTCCGTATCCGGGAGCGAGTATGGGCAGGGGtggatgccgaggagcgtgccgaagaagagagaagatTGGTTGGATCGGTCGAGATTGATGCAACATGTGGTAGCCTGGGAAAACATAGCGCGGAGAAGAGTGGCGGATTCTTTACAGAGGAGTTGGTGGCGGGTGACGATACCAGAACCATGCCTGGAAGCATGATCCATGGCGAAGTCGGATCCATCCTTGACGGTGAGAGCGAGACCAGCCATGGAGGTCGATacggggacgaggacggagacgggACTGAAGATGGAGCCGGTTTCGAATTGGAGTCGCACGATAATATGCTCGAGGACGCGCCTAGCGACGTTACCGAGGAGTACGATATggtggatgatgagggcggcggagggTTCTTGGTGGATTAG